The following coding sequences are from one Pusillimonas sp. DMV24BSW_D window:
- a CDS encoding I78 family peptidase inhibitor — MRLLFLAPLAVILAACQSSGGLGSGGDSPMSSGGSTSGECAAAQFQNLVGTSADSVNRSSLPSGTRVLRPTTPMTPDYRPDRMNVYIDDSGRVEKVVCG, encoded by the coding sequence ATGCGTTTGCTTTTTTTGGCCCCTTTGGCCGTTATATTGGCAGCTTGCCAGAGTTCGGGTGGTTTGGGTAGTGGTGGCGATTCTCCAATGTCGTCCGGCGGTTCAACTTCGGGGGAGTGCGCGGCGGCCCAGTTCCAGAATCTTGTGGGAACCTCGGCAGACTCCGTTAATCGAAGCAGTCTGCCCAGCGGGACGCGTGTACTGCGCCCAACGACGCCTATGACGCCGGATTACCGGCCTGATCGAATGAACGTTTATATCGATGATTCGGGTCGTGTTGAAAAGGTCGTGTGCGGTTAA
- a CDS encoding pirin family protein, with protein MTENSPPSPNLIQSRAHELSPGFSIRRALPTREQRMIGAWCFLDHIGPVEFDADQGMHVGAHPHIGLQTFTWMVEGQIRHRDSLGYNQVIRPGQVNLMTAGKGVSHTEDSLPGEKRLHGAQLWIALPPEKEAIEPAFHHYSQLPEWRFGGLHYTLLAGQFQNQTSPVAVHTPLLGLDIFAPNGGASAILQLNHAFEHGMMVLNGEVQLPCGESIKPGVLAYWPPGVSTLNLYLTAGTRLLFIGGEPFPEPVRIWWNFVSGASDNLRQAVLDWNRFHTRFGVVPGQNHRRLTSPAYPT; from the coding sequence ATGACAGAGAATTCGCCTCCCAGCCCTAACCTGATCCAATCCCGTGCGCATGAACTAAGCCCTGGGTTTTCCATTCGCCGCGCCCTTCCAACACGCGAACAACGCATGATCGGCGCATGGTGTTTTCTCGACCATATTGGCCCTGTCGAATTCGATGCTGATCAGGGCATGCATGTCGGTGCCCATCCACACATTGGCCTACAAACATTCACCTGGATGGTAGAAGGGCAAATTCGTCATCGCGATAGTCTTGGTTACAACCAGGTTATCCGCCCTGGGCAAGTTAATTTAATGACCGCCGGAAAAGGTGTTTCGCACACTGAAGACTCACTACCGGGAGAAAAGAGGTTGCATGGCGCTCAATTGTGGATCGCTTTGCCACCGGAAAAAGAAGCCATCGAACCGGCGTTTCATCACTATAGTCAACTGCCCGAATGGCGTTTTGGCGGTTTGCACTACACCTTGTTGGCTGGACAGTTCCAAAACCAAACGTCACCGGTGGCCGTCCACACACCATTGTTAGGGCTCGATATTTTTGCACCAAACGGCGGCGCCTCAGCGATTCTGCAATTGAACCACGCATTTGAGCACGGAATGATGGTGTTAAATGGCGAAGTGCAACTGCCGTGTGGTGAATCGATAAAGCCGGGCGTTCTGGCTTATTGGCCACCAGGGGTGTCTACCCTTAATCTGTACCTAACCGCAGGCACACGCCTCTTGTTTATTGGCGGTGAACCTTTCCCGGAGCCGGTCAGGATATGGTGGAATTTCGTCAGTGGCGCATCAGACAACCTACGCCAGGCTGT